The Dermacentor silvarum isolate Dsil-2018 chromosome 7, BIME_Dsil_1.4, whole genome shotgun sequence genomic sequence TACTCGCGTCACGTGCTTGACGACTCGATCAAAACACTTTGCGAACAAGGGAAACAAAGATAACGTTCATACAATCCCACTAGCCTTTTGTCAAGGTGTCACTCGAACGCTGACGTTCCGCGAACGCAGGCGCTGCTGTCCAAGGAGCCGCGTCCCGCTTCGACGACACTGCGAAGTCACCAGGGGCCGCACATCCTCCCCCAGTGGGAGGCGGCCAAGAGGGAGGTCGACAGCGTCAACCAAATGCCTCGGGAAGTGCCCGcacaccagatggcgctcacagaGAACAACAATAGGAACAACAACAACCCGTCCCGGGAGTGTCAGCACTTGGCGCCGGCCGCTAACAACGAGGTAAGCTATAGGGTGTATGCACTTGACGGCATCCGCGAGAAGCGCTACCGTCGTCCGCGGTTGCCACCATGTTGGAGGTCGCCGTCCTTAGGCGGCCTAGACCTAAGCGCTGGCAGTATAGCGCAACAGACGATTCAGCGGAAGGTTGCACTTCAGTATTTATAGTCAATTGGTGTGATTCGGTGACTATTATGCACTTACGCACATACGCACGCGGTTTAGATAAACCTGAGCGATTGCGCTACGAAGAAAAAGTGTGCTTGTGCAGCTGCGTCGACCCTACTCTTCAGCGCGATGTCGGGCTGCTGCCTCGCGTGGATTTCACCGAAATCAAGGACTGTCTTGTGCACGGAACAAGTTTTGTGTCGCGCGAGCAACTAAAATCATACAAATTCATGGAAGGCCATAATTATTTGACGAGCGGCTGGGTGCAGCAGCCGTTCGTCAACTTGTTGTTGTTGTGGGAAAGGTGAGCGAGCTTCCGTCGTTTATTTTTGTtcgcgcttttttcttttttttttcatgaaatggTTCTGGTTGTTTTCAAATGGTTTTTTTAGACCTCCACAACCGCTGTGTGccgtccatgtgtttgtttaGTGCTGGTTAGAGACTCGCAGCTTTCAAAGAAACAAGTATGATGTATTTGTAACTTCCTTCCTCTTTAATGACCGTCAGCATTTACGCAGTCCCTTAATTAAAATTAACTGCCATTCATTGACGTCGTACAAATTAGCGTGAACGTTGTTTTATTTTGAAAAGTAGTAAGTGCTCCAACTCGGTCTGCAGCTACCACAATAAATTGAATTACAAATTTTAGATCTCAACAATTAAGCTGTCTGTACTCGcagcttcgtcattcacagtcATTCAATGAAAAGCCGCTCGCACCGTGGCTTCTCATAAAAGACGACGGTGACACCGCGCAGTTCACCATTCGCCAATGCCGCTGCTGCATTGGCGTACAATCGCGGACGTATAGTCTCTCCGTGCACGCATATACACTAATGCAAGTACTTTCTACGTAATAACACGCACTCACGGCTCCGCGCACAAAACACTGCTGTGTGCGAACTCCCCACGACGGCTCGGACGATAGCGATTTCCAATACTTCCGCGACGCACGGACGAACCGACGACCGTAAACATGGCGCGGCTGCCCGGCGATGCTGTCGCCGCCTCGCGGATCAAGGTTCAGTGCATACCCCCTATAGAGTTGGCGTACTATAACCACTGCACCGATTCGACTTCCGGGGATTGTCGCtaaaataatatttatttatttatttattcatattaccccacaggctccagtggagcattgcgtagggggggttacagaaaaaaggcaataaatacGGCATatgtttcgacgggaattcagggcgcaggctcctttcccaagcgtatcacccctgaaggaagccgaacgccaggccggggtacgcttgtacccttttgagccagtgggtgcccggcggcggtgagaatcgaacccacagcctcccgcagccgaggcgggcgttctaccactaggccacggcatACGAATAGGTCATGTCCTCCCAgaccgcatgcctcataatgatatcgtggatTTGGCAATTAAAACCCTGCAATTTAATTAAACTTTGGCTAACGCAAGGCATTGGCAATGGGAGCTTGCTAGGAGACGCCTCTTTTTCTATACAGTGACATGCATAAAACAGTCCGAGTATGATAGCAGCAAGTATTTGACGGCGAAAAAAACACACCCGCTCGAACGCACCAACACACCGCTTGCGTGACCGGTGtcataaatttaaaaaaacaaCATGCAAAGTCTGCATTTTAGCTACAAATATTTACGGACGATTTCTCCACTGCTTCTATGATGCGTTTCCCACCTGCTTTTCCTATGCCAAATTTTATCTACACCATCTTTCGGCGTCACCCTCGTAAAATCACAGAGGCCGCCAAAGTGACTATGGACGTTGCATAAAATAGTTTTTAGGGCACACCACAAGGGCGATGTCGCTAAAGTGACAATAAGTACCCATTAGGCGACTAACTTTACTAATGAACGAAAAGAAGGAGAACCGAGGGAACGGGCTTTGTAACTAAATACTTTTGTGATCTTTTAAAGCACATTGTTCATCACAATATATAAAATAGAAATGCAGGACGAAAGAAGAGAGCAATTTGTTCATAGAATACACAGAGGTCGGTCTGGGGTACAGTAACGTTGGCCTGGGCTGCTACATTTTTGTAAATTTTTGTAAGGACAATGAAACGGTAACGCCGGGACATAAACAGGCAAGCTAGTACCGTCACCAGTTATATACACGCTAACTGAGCCCAGACAACAAAGGCAGCGACATGAATTGGCGGTCTTTTCGCTAAACACGTTCCTTACGAGTTGCCTTTTACGTTATCTTGTTTTAATTTGTAAAATTAGTCACTGCTTTTTTTTAATACACGCAATATGATTTGAATTTCCCAATAATCCTACATTACGTGTAGTTTTGCGTCACCGTGGCATCTTTCTTGTCGCAGAAGCTGGCCAAAGACAAGAAGGCAGATTTGTCCTCGGGCGCCGAGAACGGCCACGGCAACGGCCTAGACGAAAGACCTCAACCAGCGCCGCGCATCATAGTAGACGCCGGCACCGCCTCGGCGCGGGACAGCCCGTCGCGCGAAGAACGTTCCCCCAAGAGGCCGCAGCTGCCTCGTCTGCACATCGGGCCGGCCGCAATATTTCCGGAGAGGGTAGCGACCGCGGGTCTCGAAGAAGCCACGGCGCAGCCAGACACTGCCGACTTGTCTAAAGGACCTTCGCCCCTCGACGAAGTGCTGCAGATGGCGGCTGCGGCGTCCGCCGGAGGAGACGTTGTCGTCGGCTCGAAGCAACAGACACCTCAGCCGGTGAGCACGCCTCCGACGGACCCGAAAGCCGCCAACCTGGAACAGCGTCAGCAGCACCGGAGGCTGCACCGAAGGCCGTACCATCCGCGATGTCTCGCTGACGCAGTTCGCGGTGGCAGACGACGACAACATATCCGCGATGCAGCAGGTCACCAAGGGAGCCGCGGCGGCCATGACGCTCGCCTCCAAGTGGCAGGCGTCGTTCGACGACAGCGAGGAGACGGACCACGACGAGATGGACGAGAACGCGCCCCTGGCCTCACCCGACCACCGAGTGATCAAGAGGGACCCGTCCAGTTACGCCCTGGACAAGATGGCGGGGAGACCTGCCGGCAAGGCTGCCCACGCGAACGGCGACGACGAGAGGAGAAAGAGGCTCGAAGAAGGGCGCATGGTGATACAGGAGGAAGTGGACGCCAAGATGCCCGTGCGTCGCACCGTCTCCCAGCCGGCCGACTACCACATCACTCTGGCGGGCTTTCCCCTCCAGGGTCCCGTGCCTCTGGGGTTGCCGCGCGTCTGGAGCTGCCCGTCGATGGGCCAGCACATCCGGTCTCACCTGCAGCCGCCGCTGAGACAGCAGGCTTCGTTCGACGACAACGTCTACGAGGTGGACGTGGCTCGGAACGTGGCCGCCAGGTGCAGCGAGGAGACCGAGGAGCGCAGAGCGTCTCTGCCCTCCATCCACCTGCGGACGCCCGAAGAAGAGACGACGCCCAAGAAGGAAACCGTGGACGTGAGGAACAGGGAGGAATCGGTCACCGAGAGTCGGTCCGTGCAGCGGTCGGCGAGCGCCACCGGCGTGCCCGCGCCCAAGGGAATCCTCAAGAAGCCCAGCATGGAGAGATCGCCCTCGCTGGGAAGTCGCCGGGACGACTTCTCGACGCCCGGGGGAGGGCAGCCTCAGACGCCGGCGGACCAAGCGTCGCGCACCTGGGGAAACCACGTGCTGACGCGAATGCACTCGGACGAACCTTCCATCTACTTCGACGCTCCGGCGGCGCCGCCGGCACCGACGTCGCGCGAAGACCGATGGTCTCTGGGCAACATCGAGGAGACCAACCTGTGGCGGGCGTACGCGTGCAGGCGGTCGGGCACGGACGCCGACGACGAGAACTCGAAGGACGAGTACGAGACGCCGCCTCGAGACGACCAGCAGCACGTGTCGGTGATTAGCCTGTGCGAGCTGCCCGAGGCTTTCCGGCTCATGGGGCTGCACGACGCGCCTCCCGCGTACCCGAGGCGAGAGTCCACGCCCGACGAGCGGCTGCATAGGCCGGCTTCGGTGAGTTGAATGGTTGTTTTCAcgataattgattgattgactgactgattgattgaaaGCAAACGGCTTCCTGGTGAAAAAAAGCCTAGGCACCATTTGCCCAGTGGCCATAATCCTGTATGATTGTATGGATTCATTTATAGAAAGTTTCAATTTCGACCGAAGGCCGAAGAATCAATATTGCGATAtgaaattagtagacagctgtacgaagtaagggtagtagttttatcggccgtataaacttgtaaactttcgcttactaactaaatgaacaggcatggtgccacgcgcgccgAGGCATAAAAAaacacctcactcgatgagcgcggacactcactgCCAAACGCTCGCGTGATGGAGAGAGACAGCAGCAGTGCGCGTATTGATCTTCGTgcggtctctcgcttcaacgcgaactaagcggcaagaccaaagcacacacgaagctatgagTCATCGGCGCACCTAGGCTCAGTActtatcgcagatcgctttcgagatagggcTTATCTTTTAGACAGcgtcatacgcagccgccgccggagtagaactgctcatcatcgtcatcatcatcatatatttatgtccactgcaggacgaaggcctcttcctgctaTCTCATTACACCAATTGGAatcgctagccgattccaattaGAACTGCTCATGCCCATGTAAAGGCTACtggcgctcagcaaagtgaagtgaacagGGCATGCGTTCATCgtaatcacccatacaacacacagagcagcatacgtttcaataaagaacaagcccaaaacaagcatccgaaccatcaatgaAGCATTGCATTCTCTTCTCAACAAATGTAGTGCTGGTCttgcaacagtttcgctggacatccaggttgataaggaccgataagagttgataagggtcggatcaagttACATAGCATTGATGACACCGTAGtccgtggagatgagcaagtggcacaatgcttatgcatacttagacaactcccagaagagtttctgcgtgattttttttcccACTGTTGATGTACGAAAGTTTCGATGCGAAAGCACCCAATGGACCTTTGAGCGGAAAAGTCGATCGGcctctgtagcagcgaaacggcacctaaattcccattggctacgacgccacgtcacttgcgcgcctcgacggagcagagtgggcgaaagtGAAGACCTGCTGCAGTGCCAGGTGTTgctgaggggagagggcatcgccgcgttaccctcggaagcctgtgttatccgcgcgctcctagtccgcgcaagctctcggcTGCGTTATAACCTTTCCTCGGTAATCGCGGTAGATGTATTAAAGTATAAATAAccgaataaattcgaaaggaagaaCGTTGACGGTACTGAGCTTCGAACTTACGACTCCACGCTCAGACGCCAAGTGTCGTACCCACGGCGCTAAACCAGCGCCTCATATATAGAAGGTCTGTGCACTCTAGAGTGTTTAATGACATcttgctacttggaccgaaattttcgTTGCCAAGCCCGGCGGgacaaaagcggtgacgtcaaaatcaccgcggcttactcggtagcgtccccattagattctacggTAGTCGGGCAAGGCAGCATGACGTCACGgttcgaagtgcaccggccttgtgctatctaggaggcgttggccaaccGTCTCAACGCACCCGCTTGCctgcgaggagttcataactcgagcgaccgctcagcggcgttcaaggagagattaatgctttcgcattcaccactcggtaagaagtgcttaggtgtcctcggactttttttattcatcaggGCCGTCTTCTGTAGAACCTCGATACGCAGCCTAGGCATGAAACTGCATTGCGCTGAAATAGTGCCGCTATCGCGCGGTTGTTCTCGTATTtcacgggctttctttaaaggcaattacaagaagctccatcaacggcacttagttgcaaacacttcagtcggccatttttaaatgttaTCTATAACTTTCGTATtagcactttcttggtgaagccaatgtTTAAGAAGTTAGGCAATCAGTTTATACTAATTAactgactttgcaaaacgaaaaaaaaatatcgcagactaggacacgcgatcctcaacaccactgagttggttatAGCCTCCTAGCACATTGCGTCGTTTTAAAAACATTGGCTACCTTTTGCTGGGACAGCCTGCATATACACAACAAGCGCTTACGTTGATACATGCATACTCCAACGAACACGTATGTTGACAGTCAGAGCTCTGTCGCGTTGTGCCGTTTGTGCGCTATGCCTCCGACAAGGCATTCCTAAAGCAGCGAGCGTCTCTGCGCAGGTGGGCAGCGGCGACGAGATTCCCTCGCGCATTCCGGTGGCTAGGCGGAGCATACTGGCGCGGCGCCGGCCAAAGTCCATGATCGAGCAGGGCTCCCTGGATGCCTCGCACGAGGTGCAACGGAGCAACTCGGCTGGCCTGGTGGTCAACGGCCGCGCCAGGCACCCCGGCGAGCGGTGGGGTGGAATCCTGCACGTGCCCGTGGTCGTCCAGGTGAGCGCTCGCAAGGTGGCGCTACGTCACGACGCGAACTGCGTGGAGGGTGGAACTAAGGGGGTGCATAACGTGACAAAATTCCGCGCGGACCGTCTGCGGACGAGAGGGCTGAGCGCGAGCGCTGGTGCGCAGGTGAAGCCCACCATCGGCGtggacgacggcgacgacagcgGCCGCAGTGGCTGCACGGCCGAGTCTCGCATCCCGCGGCCCCGCGTGAGGCAGCGCACCCCCGAGAGGCTCGGGCCGCGCCTCTCGGTGGCGCCCCTCAGCCACTCGGCGTCGGCGCCCATGGTGCCCGAAGGACACTGGAGGCCACACGAGgagccgccgcagccgccgcccgGGAACCCGCCGCCCAACCACTGCGTGCCGGCCAGGTGATAGtggcttcttttcttcttttttgccttGGAAGTTGCCTCATTCTACTTCATACTGAAGAATGTATCGGATCATCGCACTATATACCCAGTGCTCACTTACTGTAAGCAACGCGCATACGGACGACTACTCTCTTATATCGCCCCACTTAGGTCTCAGCTACGCGTGGAAAATGTTTGCAAATATTTTCCACTTACTATAACGGAACGGCGTTCCACATAAAGTCACGAAATGTATGAAGTAGCGTTCGATATAAATTAACACACCAATGAATATGTGTAACTATTTTCCAGTGAAATAGCCAGCGTTTACCCAGAACAGCATTTCACATACCTGTACCTATTATTCGGAACTTTCTTCCATACACCTGTCACTGGAGTCTAAAGGGCCCCTCATCACTAAGCCCCATTGCAACCTTTAGTTATACACTGGAAATTGTAAAATGCCGTCTAGGGATCGTTTTACCGAGATAATTTTTCAAATCGGCCTATTATTGGATGAGGTAGAATAAATTGCATACCCTGTTAGCATACCGCCAGGAGGCGAGCGCGACCGCCAACGGAGACACTCTCTCCCTCTGCCTCCAATCGCAAGGGACCATCCTTCCCCTCGTTCTCCCATACTGTAGCCGAGGGACCGCCTAGGGTTTACGCGACGAGTCGTCtctcattagacagttttagtttagcgttagtgtaatagcggggttacgggaaatagcgttatcATTCcacaaacgaactttgcagaaagggagttttagtatagcgtgatagcgtagtttacgtgcgggacgctattccattacgctttgaatttcgcatacattgGGTACataagtctatgtgtgtgtgcgtccggaaagtgcgataagcagcgcaatggaagccaggagcgcgttctatttttacttcacatgtccgtcgatctgcaacgaaacagacaagcagtacaagctgtctaccatagcctccgaaatcctcccatctcagaggccatatgccgtcgtcgcgcctatgtcccgactttatcgacaggtTGCGCTCGcgtctcggagaaaatttctttcgttaggcttaggcgcgttcgaaacgagaaacgatctcgaaaactccgctaaattatccataaaaacatattgtcgatcctgcctgaaggtaagcgaaagccatttacgcaatcatttcctaccaacgaagtgaattattcaacagcaactccaaattcagttcgaagcgggcggccgggaccgccgccatgttttacgtacactacgtaaacacgctaacacggtaacgttagaGAGGTTTACgcaggcggaccgggcgttggggcgtgttggcggaaccgtaaacgtgagcggcctgtatggtgctgccaccttgtgtattttacttcgctgctggcgtaagtttttggcagcaacacgattacgccactgccgaaaatttacaccagcagcgaagtagaaagaAATcatttggttactgcaatattatctgtttttgtctgtttgagctctgcgccaccaggtggcagcaccatacaggccgatcacgtttacggttccgccaacacgccccaacgcccggtccgcccgcgtttacccgattaccggacaagctaaacctctctgttaactctgagaaatagcgtgcgcacggtaaacggtatggctcgtttagcgttctgcgcatgcgcatttcgatcccgctattccggtacgcccgctattctgGTAACCACGCTAAAATAAAACTTTCtattattttcttgctttttactGCGGGACGCATTTCAGGCAGCGGCGTTCCGCTGGACGATCATACCGAAGTAACGTGTGATGGTGACTGTAGTCGGGAGGCATGGGGTACCGCGGTAGTTCTTTCCAGACACGGTGGGCAGCGCGTGAAGTATGCGCTGCGCTTGTCTGTTTaaaatggccaaacctggtgaggggctctAAGCATGTGAGACATCGTCCCACTcgctcacgttcacactcacggCCTACGTCACTCACTCACGCTCATCTTCGCGACTGTGATATGAGTGAGCACGCCGACCTACGATTCGTCCAACCGTGTATGGTTCCTTATAATATACAACCGCTTCCCATATTAGTCTGCCCACTCATAGAAAGCGCTCTTTCATGTGTACTCTTAACTACTCACGCGGGCTCTTATTCTCGCTAATGCTATCACCCTGTTTCTGAGACCATATATTCTCACAGGCATGTTACACGATTAGATATGATAGTACCGCCAGCTGGCTGTTGGCGACAGTACGTAAAGACTTCAGGTAAATTGATGACAAATCTACAAAGATCAAATTAGGCCGTCGCTGCTTAAGATGAAGACAAAGCTAAAACTGGATTGATCTAGGCTCGCCTTAAGCGCTCGGCGAATGAAGCTAGTCGCAAGCTGAGATTAGTTTTATTTGCGCTCTTTCATCACCAGGTACCAGCGTGTCCACGAATGCGCATTGCTCTCGGAGTACTGTTACGTTAAACGTTACGGAATGTGCAAGCAATGATTCAGTGGAAACCAACGTTGTTCGATGGTACTTGCAAGACGGCGCTTCtgatgaggtttttttttttttttttttccttctctgtcTTCTTTCTATCGTGCCATGACACCAGGAGGCGCCGGTACCGGCCGCTGTCACCGAGCGACCTACAGATGACCGGCAGTGAGTCGTCGCGCGGCAACTCCCCGGACTGACGTCATCAGCCAGTGCGTGCCTGCtgttgcgtgtgtgcgtgcgccgCCTTCCGGTGGGACCGCCTCGGTCGTCGCCGCAGTCGTCGCCTTGTGGCGCGTTGAGTGCGAACCCTGGTGGCAGCCGACTGTGTTTCCCCGTTTGCGCCACGACCCCGAAGAAACCATTTCGGGTTCACTACTTCTCTAGTCAGCCGTGAACGTGGACGCATCGCGTGCCGTGCGTCGGCCCGAACGAAAGCCTCGTGCCAGGGGAAACGTCGCGAATGGGGCAACGACGCGGGACTGCGGACGACCATCGATGACAGCAGCCCGTCACTCTGCCGGTTGGCCGTGCTTCTGTCGCCGACGTACCACAAAGTTGCTTCATCTCGAGACACGTGCCCGCCGTCTAGGAAATTTTAGGTTTTCTTCGGAATACATGCCAAACCAAAGCACTGCAGCGTCTCTGTTGCTGTCACCGCTCTTAGCAGAAACGACAGGCcgattcattatttttttttttcgttttcgaaATGCCTTCGGGGATCCTGGTTCTCGAGTGAGCATTGTAGCAACGTCAACTCAACGTCTTGTCTTTCTTCAATGGCAAATCAGTGGCAGCGCTGTTAAGGACTAAGCACACACTTGCGTTACTGAGAAATGTTGCAGTAGCGCTAGAGGTGCGCCGATTCAAAACACTGTAGCATTCGAAAGCCCGCAAACGTTGGCGTTGTTCAACGTCAAGAACTGCTTGCGGCCATTATGGTCATCATAGCCGACAAGCGAAGCGTACACTTCTTTCTGCGTTGCTATATGCCAGCACAGCTGAAAAGTCGCTACTATATCAAACTATACGACCcaatttcccttctttttttctattcAAGTCTTGATTTAACCACGAAAGGAGCACCACACACATTTATAAAAACGCCAGTTGTAGACAGATCAAAATGCCCATATCTGGTTTAACCCAGAACTACAGCGGTTACATTTCGACAGGACAAGGCTGCCATTGGAGTCAAGGTTCCACATAATGATGCTACGCGCCAAATGCTCGAAAAATCTATTCATAGACATGTCCCAGCAACCACGTGTGAGCCTGCCTTGCGATAAACAAAACCCAGTTATTCCAAATTTCGGTCACAATTCGCTCTCTTTCAATGTAGCTTCACAGTTCCGACTCTATGCAAAAGCAAACGCAAAGGTTTCGCAAATTGTCTGCTGTTTGTTTGCTGAAATCTCATATGTCTAGACATTAGGGCATTCGGCTGACAATAAAACGTGCAAAATTGTCATAGTATGGGTCCTATGCAACTCAGTTACACTAAATTTCCACAACAGAAAAGATATTAACGAAATCACGAGTAGCCGTTTTGCCATCTGCGCTTTGCGGCGCTCCAAACAAAAAGGCTTCCGTTGCGCTCTTATGCCGGTGATGAGCCCTTGC encodes the following:
- the LOC119458636 gene encoding LOW QUALITY PROTEIN: tau-tubulin kinase homolog Asator-like (The sequence of the model RefSeq protein was modified relative to this genomic sequence to represent the inferred CDS: deleted 1 base in 1 codon) is translated as MKLYSYNGGGTASCDEEEDDNNNLSSYRITMTSEDLLQPGHVVKERWKVVKKIGGGGFGEIYEGLDLVSKELVALKLESAKQAKQVLKMEVAVLKKLQGREHVCRFIGCGRNDRFNYVVMQLQGKNLAELRRSQPRGAFSLSTTLRLGLQILRAIQSIHEVGFLHRDVKPSNFAMGRTHHSSRKVYMLDFGLARQYVTTTGEVRPPRAAAGFRGTVRYASVNAHKNKEMGRHDDLWSLFYMLVEFVNGQLPWRKIKDKEQVGLMKEKYDHRLLLKHLPSDFRQFLEHISSLDYYDRPDYPVLAGLFEHCMKRRGVRDSDPYDWEKPCAPLGATDNAAAPPLGATITTAPLISKGAQQGSALLPGGTEHLLDDNIMASYDERGDNMAPEPLYDGAISPALLSKEPRPASTTLRSHQGPHILPQWEAAKREVDSVNQMPREVPAHQMALTENNNRNNNNPSRECQHLAPAANNEKLAKDKKADLSSGAENGHGNGLDERPQPAPRIIVDAGTASARDSPSREERSPKRPQLPRLHIGPAAIFPERVATAGLEEATAQPDTADLSKGPSPLDEVLQMAAAASAGGDVVVGSKQQTPQPVSTPPTDPKAANLEQRQQHRRLHRRPYIRDVSLTQFAVADDDNISAMQQVTKGAAAAMTLASKWQASFDDSEETDHDEMDENAPLASPDHRVIKRDPSSYALDKMAGRPAGKAAHANGDDERRKRLEEGRMVIQEEVDAKMPVRRTVSQPADYHITLAGFPLQGPVPLGLPRVWSCPSMGQHIRSHLQPPLRQQASFDDNVYEVDVARNVAARCSEETEERRASLPSIHLRTPEEETTPKKETVDVRNREESVTESRSVQRSASATGVPAPKGILKKPSMERSPSLGSRRDDFSTPGGGQPQTPADQASRTWGNHVLTRMHSDEPSIYFDAPAAPPAPTSREDRWSLGNIEETNLWRAYACRRSGTDADDENSKDEYETPPRDDQQHVSVISLCELPEAFRLMGLHDAPPAYPRRESTPDERLHRPASVGSGDEIPSRIPVARRSILARRRPKSMIEQGSLDASHEVQRSNSAGLVVNGRARHPGERWGGILHVPVVVQVKPTIGVDDGDDSGRSGCTAESRIPRPRVRQRTPERLGPRLSVAPLSHSASAPMVPEGHWRPHEEPPQPPPGNPPPNHCVPARRRRYRPLSPSDLQMTGSESSRGNSPD